Proteins found in one Arachis stenosperma cultivar V10309 chromosome 8, arast.V10309.gnm1.PFL2, whole genome shotgun sequence genomic segment:
- the LOC130946505 gene encoding protein ALP1-like yields MKIQTTFLHSTLLQMKNKNKNKKKTKNRHNYYSDIEEQSHPTRRKKPRATPGRLWVKDRSGAWWDECNSPEFPEQEFRKAFRMGRATFDSICDELNSVIAKEDTTLRNAIPVRQRVAVCLWRLATGDPLRIVSKRFGLGISTCHKLVLEVCSAIKTVLMPKYLQWPNEESLRKLKNEFESVSGIPNVVGSMYTSHVPIIAPKISVAAYFNKKHTERNQKTSYSITVQGVVDPKGVFTDVCIGWPGSMNDDQVLEKSALFQRANNGGLPKGVWIVGGSGYPLMDWVLVPYSQHNLTWTQHAFNDKIGEVQKIAKDAFERLKSRWCCLQKRTEVKLQDLPVLLGACCVLHNICELRDEEMDPDLKFHLVDDEMVPQVALRSMTSMKARDAIAHNLLHHGLAGISFFN; encoded by the coding sequence ATGAAAATCCAAACAACCTTCCTCCATTCCACACTCCTtcaaatgaagaacaagaataagaataagaagaagaccAAGAACCGCCACAATTACTACTCCGACATCGAAGAACAATCCCACCCAACCAGGAGAAAAAAGCCACGTGCCACGCCAGGGCGGCTGTGGGTGAAGGACCGTTCCGGAGCGTGGTGGGACGAATGCAACAGCCCCGAATTCCCCGAACAAGAGTTCAGAAAAGCGTTCAGAATGGGAAGAGCAACGTTCGATTCGATCTGCGACGAGCTCAATTCGGTGATCGCCAAAGAAGACACCACCTTGAGGAACGCGATTCCGGTACGGCAGCGTGTGGCGGTTTGCCTGTGGAGGCTGGCCACCGGTGACCCTCTGAGAATCGTTTCGAAAAGGTTCGGTTTGGGAATCTCAACTTGCCATAAGCTTGTTCTTGAGGTTTGCAGCGCCATCAAAACGGTTCTTATGCCAAAGTATTTGCAGTGGCCCAATGAGGAATCTTTGAGGAAGCTGAAGAATGAGTTTGAATCTGTTTCAGGGATTCCCAATGTTGTGGGATCTATGTACACATCACATGTTCCCATTATTGCCCCAAAGATCAGTGTTGCTGCTTATTTCAACAAGAAGCACACTGAGAGGAACCAGAAGACTAGTTACTCTATCACTGTTCAGGGTGTTGTTGATCCCAAAGGGGTTTTCactgatgtttgcattggttgGCCTGGTTCAATGAATGATGATCAGGTTTTGGAAAAGTCTGCACTTTTTCAGAGAGCTAATAATGGGGGTTTACCTAAGGGTGTTTGGATTGTTGGAGGTTCAGGGTACCCTTTGATGGATTGGGTTTTGGTGCCTTATAGTCAGCATAATTTGACTTGGACACAGCATGCTTTCAATGACAAGATTGGAGAGGTTCAGAAGATTGCTAAGGATGCTTTTGAGAGGTTGAAGAGTAGGTGGTGCTGCTTGCAGAAGAGGACTGAGGTCAAGCTTCAGGATTTGCCTGTTCTTCTTGGGGCTTGTTGTGTTTTGCATAATATTTGTGAGCTGAGGGATGAGGAGATGGATCCTGATCTCAAGTTTCATCTTGTGGATGATGAAATGGTGCCTCAGGTAGCTCTTAGATCCATGACTTCCATGAAGGCAAGGGATGCAATTGCTCATAATCTTTTGCACCATGGACTAGCAGGGATTTCTTTCTTCAATTGA